The genomic segment GATAATCGGCAGGAGCAACTGAAAGCATGACCCCTGTCATACCACCAACAAGGAATGATGGAATGAATGCGACCGAATAAAGCATCGCAACTGGGAACGTCAATTTACCGCCCCACAGTGTAAACAACCAGTTAAAGATCTTAACACCGGTCGGAACGGCAATCGCCATCGTCGCAACAGCGAAGATTGCGTTTGCGACTGGTCCGAGACCAACTGTAAACATGTGGTGAACCCAAACCATGAAGCCGAGGAAACCGATCAACATTGTCGCAAAGACCATCGTCGTATAACCGAAGAGACGTTTACGTGCGAATGTAGGAATGATTTCAGAGAAAATACCAAATGCCGGTAAAATCAAGATATATACTTCCGGGTGCCCGAAGATCCAGAAGAGGTGTTCCCAAATGACGATGTTACCACCGGCTGCCGGGTCGAAGAAGTGAGCTCCGAAAAGACGTTCAAACGTCAAGAGGAACAAACCGACCGTAAGCGGAGGGAATGCGAAGACGATCAAAGCTGATGCAACGAACGCTGTCCATGTGAACAATGGCATCCGCATCAGTTTCATACCAGGTGCGCGCATGTTCAAAATCGTCACGAGGAAGTTAATCCCCCCCATAAGTGTACCGAAACCAGAAATCTGTAACCCGAGTGAATAGAAATCAACACCGAGTGATTCTGGGACTGTTGAAAGTGGTGCGTACGCTGTCCAACCTGCGTTTGGTGCTGCGCCAAAGAACCATGATAAGTTCAAGAGTACTCCACCAAAGAAGAACAACCAAAAACCAAGTGCGTTCAAAAACGGGAACGCAACGTCACGTGCACCGATTTGAAGCGGTACAGCGGCGTTCATGTATCCGATCAACATCGGCATCGCTGCCAGGAAGATCATCGTCGTACCGTGCATCGTAATCAACTGGTTAAATAATTCACCGCTGACGAAATCATTCATCGGTTTAATCAATTGAAAACGAATCATTAAGGCTTCTACGCCACCTACTAGAAGGAAGAACAATCCAGAGATGATATAGAGAATCCCGATTTTTTTATGGTCGACTGTCGTTAGCCAGTCCATGATGCCGCTTTTTTTCTTCGGCATACCCATAGTATGTGTCCCCACTATGATTCCCCCTTAATTTTATTGGAGCTTTTTGTCCAATAGGTAGTCTGCAAGTTCACTCAATTCTTCATCGCTAATCTGATCTTCAGAGAAACCAGGCATTTTCGTCCCTTGTTTTTCTTTTTGCGGATTGCGAATCCATTTTTCGAGATTTTCTTTGTCGTGATCGAGGTATCCTGCGATACGTTGACGGTCACCAAAGTTCGTTAAGCTTGGCGCGACTTTCCCACCACCGTGACAGCTGAGGCAGTTTTGAGCGTAAACTTGTTCGCCCGTCGTCCAATTTTTTTCGTTTTTAGCATCGAGTTGCTTTGTTTCTGCTTCTTTTGCAGTTTTCATGTCTTTTAACCATGCATCATAATCATCTTGCTCGAGTGCGATGACTTTAAAGTCCATCAATGCGTGAGAAGGTCCGCACAGCTCCGCACACTTACCGTAGTATGTGCCCGCTTCTTGTGCTTGTAACCACATCTCATTATCGAGCCCCGGGTTTGTATCAGTTTTACCAGAAAGTGCTGGCACCCAGAATGAGTGAATGACATCTTTAGAAGTCAAGTTGACAGCAACACGTTTTCCGACTGGGATGACAAGTTCTTGTCCTGTCGAAACACCTTTGTCTGGATATTCGAATTCCCACCAGTATAAGTTTGCCGTAACATTGATTTGTTCGTTTTTCTTCGCTTCTTTTGCAT from the Exiguobacterium oxidotolerans JCM 12280 genome contains:
- the coxB gene encoding cytochrome c oxidase subunit II, with the translated sequence MVVKKSGKMLFRLLPIGLMALLLSGCGIPELSALQPRGEGAEMQLEIIKLSLWVMLFVLAIVAVIYVYVLMKFRRKSGDNTVPKQVEGNHTLEIIWTVIPILLLVVLAVPTIKTTVELADAKEAKKNEQINVTANLYWWEFEYPDKGVSTGQELVIPVGKRVAVNLTSKDVIHSFWVPALSGKTDTNPGLDNEMWLQAQEAGTYYGKCAELCGPSHALMDFKVIALEQDDYDAWLKDMKTAKEAETKQLDAKNEKNWTTGEQVYAQNCLSCHGGGKVAPSLTNFGDRQRIAGYLDHDKENLEKWIRNPQKEKQGTKMPGFSEDQISDEELSELADYLLDKKLQ
- the ctaD gene encoding cytochrome c oxidase subunit I, with translation MGMPKKKSGIMDWLTTVDHKKIGILYIISGLFFLLVGGVEALMIRFQLIKPMNDFVSGELFNQLITMHGTTMIFLAAMPMLIGYMNAAVPLQIGARDVAFPFLNALGFWLFFFGGVLLNLSWFFGAAPNAGWTAYAPLSTVPESLGVDFYSLGLQISGFGTLMGGINFLVTILNMRAPGMKLMRMPLFTWTAFVASALIVFAFPPLTVGLFLLTFERLFGAHFFDPAAGGNIVIWEHLFWIFGHPEVYILILPAFGIFSEIIPTFARKRLFGYTTMVFATMLIGFLGFMVWVHHMFTVGLGPVANAIFAVATMAIAVPTGVKIFNWLFTLWGGKLTFPVAMLYSVAFIPSFLVGGMTGVMLSVAPADYQYHDSYFVVAHFHYVIVGGVVFGLFAGLYYWFPLMFGKQLNEFWGKIQFWLFFIGFHLTFFPQHILGLTGMPRRVFTYLPNQGWETMNLLSSIGAAFMGVSTIILVVSIVAALMSKEYVKRDVWGDGRTLEWTLPVPTPEYNFAQTPLVKGLDTYWLEKMAGNKTVSVSEEVGDIHMPNNSILPFVMSVGLFLAGLGFILRLDYGTVGLVIALIGLAMTLFAMFLRSWIDDEGYYIPKSVIEEDLRLEAEKEAK